CCTCTTGAGGTTACACAGCTCGCTGACGCGCAGACCGGCGCCGTAGAGGAGGAGGATTATGAGTCTATCGCGCTTTCTCGTCGGCGGAATGGCGGAGAGAAGCCTCTTAACTTCATCGCGCGTCAGAGCCTTTGGAAGACTCCTGGGGACCTTTGGGGGCTTGAGCTTCTCGGCCTCTTCGTCGTAGCCCTCGAAGCGGAAGTAGGAGCGCAGAGCCTGAACCACGAGGTTGAGGCTCCTGTTGGAGTAGCCTTCCTTTCTAAGTCTCGCAAGAAAACGGAGGGCGGAGCGGGCGTTTGGGGAGCCGCCCCACTCCAGATACCGGCGCACGTAGTAGGAGTACATCCTAATCGTGTTCGGACTCTTCCCCTCGAGGTCGAGGTATGTCTCGTACTCCTCCATCAGCTCGGGGACTTCCATCTCACAGCCCCTTCAGAAGCCCCTCAATGTCCTCGGGCTTTACTTCGGCGTTCTCAACGACCTCCGGCCCGCTCCCGGGTTCGGACTCCCTGGACTTCGGTGGCTCTTCAACCGGTGGCTCGGGCGGCCTGGGAAGCTCCTCTTTTATACTCAGGCTTAGGTAGACCGTCTTCAGCAGTTCCTCCACGAGTTCCTTCTCTTCGGCGAAGATGTAGCCCTGCCCGACTATCACCTTACCCGCCAGGCCGAGCTTCTTCACGGCCAGGGCTATGACCCCCTCGTCCGGAACCGGCTCCGCAGGGAAGAGGGACTTCCACGCGTCGTCTATTTTGAGGGGCCGGCTCTTTTTCTCCAGCAGTTCTCTCAATCCCTCGTTCTCGTTTCTAACCCTAACGTATTCGGCGTGAAGCTCCTCATACTTTTCCTGGAGCTCTCCATGTTCCTTTTCAAGGTTCTCGTATTCCTGAGCCAGCAGATCGTACTGTCCCTTCACATCCAGCAGCTGTTTCCTCAGCTCCACGTATCCGGGAAGAAGCTGGAGGGTCTTCAACCCCGCCCGGACGAGGGTGTTCTTGAGCTCCTTCCTGACGAGCTCAACGTCAACGTGCTCGAGATCGTGGCCGAGGGGGAGCTTCATCCTTTCAACGTGCCCGACCATCTCCCCCAGCTCACTGAAGAGCCTCTCGGCCAGGTCCCTTCCGACCCGGTCAGCGTCGGTCGCTATGATGAGGAGGTCAGCGCCCGCGGCGGCGCTCTTCGCTATCTCAACGTTGGTCGTTGGGATTATCGCGGAGATCGTGATGTTGTACTCGCTTCCCAGTGCCAGGCCCTGAAGGGCCTTACTTACAACCTCAACGTCGCTCGCACCTTCCACGAGGATTCTAACATCGACTATGGCCATATACATCACCTGACTTTCTCTCCCCCTTCGGGTTTAAAACGCTTCCGTGTTGGGGCAGGCTTATAAGGACAAAGAACATAAAACTGAAAGGGGTAACATGGAGCCCTTAACTCGTGCCCTGGATATCGTGGTATCCATCCTCCACATCATCTGGCTGTTTTCGGCCGCAGTTATCTACCCGGTGTTCTTCTACTACATAGCTCTGACGATGGCGGGTTTGAGGTACAACTCGAGGTTCAAGCAGCCTGTAATCCCGGACGAGCTTCCCTCCGTCACCATCCTCATCCCGGCGAGAAACGAGGGTGTGGTGATAAGGGACACGCTCCTGGCGATGGCAAACCTCGACTACCCCAAGGACAAACTGGAGGTCCTCCTGCTCGACGACGGTTCCACGGACGAAACGGTGAGGATAGCCGAGGATGTGGCGAGGGAGCACCCCTTCATCAGGGTGGTCCGCGTTGAGGGCGGTGGAAGGGGGAAGAGCTACGTCCTGAACTACGGCCTTAAACTGGCAAAGGGAGAGGTTATAGCGGTCTACGACGCCGACAACAGGCCGGAGCCGGGGGCGCTCAAGGGCCTGGTGGCGATGCTGAGCGACGAGACGCCTGCAGTAACCGGAAAAGTCCGGACGATAAACTGGAACAGGAACATACTCACACGGTTCATATGCATGGAGTACCTCTACTTCCAGCTGGCCGGCCAGAGCGGAAAGAGCAAGCTGTACGGGACGGCAGTACTTCCCGGGACGAACTTCGTAATCAGGAGGGATCTGCTCAAAGAGCTGGGCGGCTGGGACGAAGAGGCCCTCGCCGAGGACCTGGAGATGTCCTTCAGGATACTGGCGCTGGGCAAGAGGATAGCCTACAACCCCCTCGCGGTCACCTGGGAGCAGGAGCCCGAGAGCTGGCGCGTGTGGTTCAGGCAACGGACCCGCTGGGCGGCCGGAAACGTCTACACCGTGAGGGAGCACGTAAAGAGGTTCCGCGAGATAAAGGGCTGGGGCCTGCGCTTTGACCTGCTCCTCACGCTGATGGTGTACTACCTCCTGGCGATAGCCGTCATAGTTGCGGACGTGGCCTTCCTGGCACTTTTGATAACCCTCGGAAACGTTACGTGGTTCACGGGGCTTATTCTGAGCTTTGTGTACCTTTCGTTCCTGCTGGAGATTTTCGCAGGCCTCTACGACGGGAAGATAAGGAGCATCGGCTGCTGGCTCCTCGCACCGCTCATGTACTACACATACTCTCAGATGTGGATATTAATCTCCCTCGCCGGTCTGTGGGAGGCAGGAAAGGCCAAGAAGGTGTGGTACAAGACTCCACGAACGGCGGTTTAGAGGTCGATCTCAAGGCTCTGCCTCTCAAGAACGACCCTCCCCTCGGGCAGGAGGGAGATGCTGAGCGCGTGGATTTCAACGCCCGCTTTGCTGGCCTCCTCCAAAAGTCTCGCTATCTCAGGATCACCCTTCCCGTAGGGCCTGAACTTCTCTACACCGGGCATCGCTCCGACGAAGAAAATCATCGCCTTTTTCCCTGCCCTTGCGAGCCCTATCAGCTCCCTGACGTGCTTCTGGCCCCTGACGCTTGGGCAGTCGGGATACATCGCGTACTCTCCCCTCTCACCGCCCCGGAGAACGGCACTCTTCATCTCGGCGTATATCTCCCCCTCCGGGCAGTCGAAGAGGTAGTCCAGCCTTGAGTTTCCGATGCGGACTTCCTTCCTTTTTATTGAGCAGTCCCTCAGCCAGGGGATAAGGTTGAGCTCAACGGCCCTCTCGAAGGCCTTCGCCTGAGTCCTCGTGTCTATCACCGCTCCCTTTCCGTCCAGGTCCTCGAAAGCGAGCAGAACGAAATCGGTCTTGCCCCCGCTCTTCGGGAGACAGAAAGCCCTCCTTCCGGGAACCATGAACTCCTCCAGACGCCCGGTGTTAGTTACGAGGGCTTTCCTGATTTCTCCATTGACCTCAACCAGCGCCACGAAGCGGTTGAGCCTCTTGAGGAAGACGCAGGGAACGACGTTCAGTTTCAGCAGGACTTCCCTCATGGGGTGTTCTATGGGTGCGGGGAATATAAACTTGGCCATAACCCTTTATCCAGAACTGGGCAATCCAGCCGGTGGATGATAACGGAGTTCAAGATGGGAAGGACGGGATAACTAATCGCCAGGGGCTTCCGGCGGAAGTGCGACGACTGCATGACCCTTGAGGAACTTCTCTCTCACCTAAACCCTTAAAAGCCCATTATGATGACTGTCTAAACGGTGGTGTCAATGGTGGACTTCGAACTGCTCAAAAGGATTATAGAGGCGCCGGGCGTTTCCGGCTACGAGTTCCTTGGCGTCAGGGACGTCGTCATCGAGGCTTTCAAGCCCCACGTCGACGAGATTAAGGTTGACAAGCTCGGCAACGTCATAGCCCACAAGAAGGGCAGGGGCCCGAAGGTCATGCTCGCCGGACACATGGACCAGATCGGCCTCATGGTGACCCACATCGAGAAGAACGGCTTCCTCCGCGTCGCCCCCGTTGGCGGTGTTGACCCGAGGACGCTCATCGCCCAGCGCTTCAAGGTCTGGGTTGGGCCGAACGAGTTCATCTACGGCGTCGGTGGAAGCGTTCCGCCCCACATTCAGAAGCCGGAGCAGAGGAACAAGGCCCCGACCTGGGACCAGGTCTTCATAGACATAGGCGCCGAGAGCAAGGAAGAGGCCGAGGAGATGGGGGTTAAGATAGGCACCGTCATCACCTGGGACGGGAGGCTCGAGAGGCTCGGCAAGCACAGGCTTGTTAGCATTGCCCACGACGACAGGATAGCGGTTTACATCCTCGTCGAGGCCGCGAGGCAGCTGGCCGAGACCGATGCTGATGTCTACTTCGTCGCCACCGTCCAGGAGGAGGTCGGTCTCCGCGGTGCGAAGGTCTCGTCCTTCGGCATAGACCCCGACTACGGCTTCGCCCTCGACGTCACCATAGCGGCCGACGTTCCCGGAACGCCGGAGCACAAGCAGATAAGCCAGCTCGGAAAGGGTGTTGCGATTAAGATAATGGACCGCTCCGTCATCTGCCACCCGACGATCGTCCGCTGGATGGAAGAGATAGCCAAGAAGCACGAGATTCCCTACCAGTGGGACATCCTCACCGGCGGCGGAACCGACGCGGGAGCGATACACCTCAACAAGGCCGGCGTCCCAACGGGTGGCATAAGCATTCCGGCGCGCTACATCCACTCCAACACGGAGGTCGTTGACGAGCGCGACGTCGATGCAGCCGTTAAGCTGACCGTCAAGGTTCTTGAGGAGATTCCGGAGCTGAAGCTCTGAGCCTTCCTCCGTTTTTTCATCGTTTTCCATCGCCAAATTTAAAAACCCGTTCGAGTACATTCCGGGGACGAATGCACAAGGGTGCGCCCCATGGAGTCAAGAACGGCAGAGGTGCCCTTCTCGGCAGGATGGGAAGCGCTTGTGGGGACAGCTTCAAGGCCGGAGAAGGTTTTCTCGATGTTCCCGTATGAGGCCGGGGTAACCCAGAGGGGCAAGAAGCTCTTTGCCAGGTTTGCCATCAGGAAGTTTCTGCTCAGGTTCGAGTTTGAGGGAGTTCTCGAGTTCACCTTTAACGAACCCCACGTCACCTACGTCGTGAAAGGACCCCGGGGG
The DNA window shown above is from Thermococcus sp. JdF3 and carries:
- a CDS encoding M42 family metallopeptidase is translated as MVDFELLKRIIEAPGVSGYEFLGVRDVVIEAFKPHVDEIKVDKLGNVIAHKKGRGPKVMLAGHMDQIGLMVTHIEKNGFLRVAPVGGVDPRTLIAQRFKVWVGPNEFIYGVGGSVPPHIQKPEQRNKAPTWDQVFIDIGAESKEEAEEMGVKIGTVITWDGRLERLGKHRLVSIAHDDRIAVYILVEAARQLAETDADVYFVATVQEEVGLRGAKVSSFGIDPDYGFALDVTIAADVPGTPEHKQISQLGKGVAIKIMDRSVICHPTIVRWMEEIAKKHEIPYQWDILTGGGTDAGAIHLNKAGVPTGGISIPARYIHSNTEVVDERDVDAAVKLTVKVLEEIPELKL
- a CDS encoding toprim domain-containing protein; the encoded protein is MAIVDVRILVEGASDVEVVSKALQGLALGSEYNITISAIIPTTNVEIAKSAAAGADLLIIATDADRVGRDLAERLFSELGEMVGHVERMKLPLGHDLEHVDVELVRKELKNTLVRAGLKTLQLLPGYVELRKQLLDVKGQYDLLAQEYENLEKEHGELQEKYEELHAEYVRVRNENEGLRELLEKKSRPLKIDDAWKSLFPAEPVPDEGVIALAVKKLGLAGKVIVGQGYIFAEEKELVEELLKTVYLSLSIKEELPRPPEPPVEEPPKSRESEPGSGPEVVENAEVKPEDIEGLLKGL
- the sfsA gene encoding DNA/RNA nuclease SfsA, with protein sequence MREVLLKLNVVPCVFLKRLNRFVALVEVNGEIRKALVTNTGRLEEFMVPGRRAFCLPKSGGKTDFVLLAFEDLDGKGAVIDTRTQAKAFERAVELNLIPWLRDCSIKRKEVRIGNSRLDYLFDCPEGEIYAEMKSAVLRGGERGEYAMYPDCPSVRGQKHVRELIGLARAGKKAMIFFVGAMPGVEKFRPYGKGDPEIARLLEEASKAGVEIHALSISLLPEGRVVLERQSLEIDL
- a CDS encoding glycosyltransferase family 2 protein, which codes for MEPLTRALDIVVSILHIIWLFSAAVIYPVFFYYIALTMAGLRYNSRFKQPVIPDELPSVTILIPARNEGVVIRDTLLAMANLDYPKDKLEVLLLDDGSTDETVRIAEDVAREHPFIRVVRVEGGGRGKSYVLNYGLKLAKGEVIAVYDADNRPEPGALKGLVAMLSDETPAVTGKVRTINWNRNILTRFICMEYLYFQLAGQSGKSKLYGTAVLPGTNFVIRRDLLKELGGWDEEALAEDLEMSFRILALGKRIAYNPLAVTWEQEPESWRVWFRQRTRWAAGNVYTVREHVKRFREIKGWGLRFDLLLTLMVYYLLAIAVIVADVAFLALLITLGNVTWFTGLILSFVYLSFLLEIFAGLYDGKIRSIGCWLLAPLMYYTYSQMWILISLAGLWEAGKAKKVWYKTPRTAV
- the xerA gene encoding site-specific tyrosine recombinase/integron integrase, which gives rise to MEVPELMEEYETYLDLEGKSPNTIRMYSYYVRRYLEWGGSPNARSALRFLARLRKEGYSNRSLNLVVQALRSYFRFEGYDEEAEKLKPPKVPRSLPKALTRDEVKRLLSAIPPTRKRDRLIILLLYGAGLRVSELCNLKRRDVDLERSTIVVRGGKGAKDRVIPIPEFLASEIRAYLETRSDDSEYLIVEDRRREKDRLSTKTVWYLLKRYGVRAGVDVTPHKLRHSFATHMLENGVDIRAIQELLGHSNLSTTQIYTKVTVEHLRKAQEKARLIEGLME